From the genome of Solidesulfovibrio carbinolicus, one region includes:
- a CDS encoding plasmid mobilization protein: MGKGRVYTEVAKCRVTPEQMAQIEKDAEAYGKSVAGYIRDRLTGRRIQAKTDQQMLAELRRIGQGIIKHWRVNAPELADAIDRLADRINR; encoded by the coding sequence ATGGGTAAAGGACGGGTCTACACCGAAGTCGCTAAATGCCGGGTGACGCCGGAGCAGATGGCGCAGATCGAAAAGGATGCCGAGGCCTATGGCAAATCCGTGGCGGGCTACATCCGCGACCGCCTGACCGGCCGCCGCATCCAGGCTAAAACCGATCAACAGATGCTCGCGGAGTTGCGCAGGATCGGCCAGGGGATCATCAAGCATTGGCGCGTCAACGCGCCCGAGCTTGCCGACGCAATCGACCGGCTGGCCGACCGCATCAATAGATAG